Genomic DNA from Plutella xylostella chromosome 13, ilPluXylo3.1, whole genome shotgun sequence:
AAACATTAACCAGTGTGACATTTTCGCTGAGAATACCTAGTTAGGCAGTATTtgtgtcagtcagtcagtcagtaagtacctaatctaaacatgcaatacaaaataattataaacaactaAAATTAACACACACAGcaagtagataaatattataagtagatatatatatatatatatatatatatatatatatatatatatatatatatatatatatattaacaCGTGGTCTTTAAAACTTCTTCTGTCTGCTCGTAGGACAATTTTAGAAGACACTTGTATGTCTTTATTTTAACCTCGTTACAATTATTATCGCGGAAGTTACATATGTTATTCAGTTTATTATAGACAAAGGGATGCAGAAAGTCGGGAAATTTGTGGGCGAACTCCGTTCTTACTTGTGTACCTGGAGCTTTGTAAGTTCTTTTCCTTGATATTTCTGGATAGTCAGCTgagttaagtattttttatgaactcTGGGAACAACTTTTAGCAGAAATAATCTTCGGACACTAAGTAGCTCTGCCTCCAGGTACAGTTTGTTAGTGGGGTATCTGTATTTCTTTTTTAACATGACTTTAATAACAGAACGCTGTGCCCTTTCTACTTCTATCATTGCAGTCTTGTCAGCTCCTCCCCACACAGAAATACAATAAGTGAGTACAGATTCACAAATTGCTgtgtaaatagtttttaaaagttgAGTGTCTGCTGAATTGCGAAGTTGcctcattatatttattactttagggttcaatcgactgtaCATAATGCCTTCCcctacaacccatttaaaggaatacatcgattTCTCAATCATCctgtatactatactatagctatgcaattatttaaatcaaGTTCAAATCAAACTGTAACAGTTTGATTTACCGTCGGAATGGATCCCGATAAATTCGGTTTTCAAGAGGTTTATTCGTTTACGTAAACTTTGAGATTGGCTCTAACAAGGCTAGCAGAGAGCTCCGGTGATTTCAACTCTTAAAATCCAATTTAAATGCATTCCTCTGTGCCGCAGGGCTCGCCGATACGCCCCCGGGCCCAATTAACTTATTCATCCTTAACATTTCATTGCTCAACTTGGATACTTTTGCACTTTTGTTGAGAGAATTTCTGAACTGATTTTCGACGGAACTACGTTCGCGTTTGGAAATTGATGAAAGCTCTTTGCGTTGTATGAACTTACCTGGAAATTAAATTGATGgttatgatgtttttttttttattattcgtATCGACTATCTCTATGCAGTATACCTAGATATGCTGCAAATTTTATGTATAAGAAATACAACATTAGTATACCAACCTATTATAATTGTGAttgcattttttattgtatttaaaatcGCTTCCTATATACATACTAGGTATGGTTAAGTATACAGTAAACAGCGCTCAGGTAGCCCGCCAAAGCAAGCAAAGGCAcgacttttaattttaaattacaagtTCAAAAGCGAAAGACCTTTCGCACTAAGAATTGTTGCAAAGTGTAATGGGTTCAGGTGAAATTAACGCAGAAAAATAGGAAAAGTTGGAACGAGTTTCTAGCTACGCTTTTTTTTCAACAAACTCTGGTTGTGATTGTAAACTGCTGAATTTATAATGCCATTTTCGAAGTCCACTTCATCAGAAAGTTTTAAACGGGTTCACAATTTTATTTGCATCTAATATTGAAGGTGAAATTCACTTTGGATAAGTTGCTGTGACGCCTAAAGAAGATGGGCTTCAATCTGTACTTACTTGCCTACGTATATAATTTACACCAATAAATTTGAATAAGAGGTTCTGGagtttttttctgtttagtatattttttatttctacctacctaatcaAATAAGTAGTTACTTTGTATCTTGACAAAAATCAATATGTTTTTATCTTGTAATAGTTATGAGTACCTAATttagtaatttaataaattaataatgagtTAGTTGCAGTCACTGCACTAATGAATCACGTTTAACTTTGTAATGGAAGTTTATGCTTGTGTctaaaagataaataaattttataaaaatattcctGTATAAGTACATGTTTAAAGAGGGCAAGTGTCATAAACAATACATACTTTTGATAAGAGAAAGCAAACAAATTGCCCTATAAATAGAAGCCAGATTCATATGTATGCAAGTAGTTAATGTTGTATTGTTTGGAAAACAACTGACTTTGTGGTAAGTAAGTGGTGtttgttataagtttttttaattaccatGGCGTctttttttacgagaattcCAAGTGTGTTAAATTATTCGCGGATCGCGATAGCAGCATGGTTgccaaaacaaaaataaaacaatgtgtGTTGATTGTGTGTGTAGCTAAGTATTACATACTTGTTACAGAAAATGAAGACGGTATTCCTCCTCGCCCTGGTGTTGTGTGTGGCGGTGGTGCACTGCCGCCCGtgagtacctactacttactAAACATCTAGTAACTACTAGAAAGAGTAGAAATAAGAATCCAATtactacttaattattaatattttgaaaatactttattcttatacttactttatacttttactaattaattttGTCTTTCCACAGGTCCGTGGATGAATCAtcggtaagtacctaacattatttactttattgaagaaaaaaatatgatgggttatacttatgtataagaCATTATGTTCTTTTAAGTCTTATAACTAACTGAAATCTATTTCAGGGTCACGAAGGACACCACCACCATCACAATAAGGGCCATTCATCATCGGAAGAGGTAAATATCATAAAATGTACTGTAATGTCGAGTTGCAAAAAgcaactttaagctaatgtcggtaTTATATATATGTCTGTCTCTTACTATCCGTATATTGTCgaagcaaggcagcaatacaTTTTATGTCTAGATTAGCTTAGAGTTCCTTTGTGCAAATCAGCGTATATGCCCTGAACTTGGAAATCGGATCTCCCCCTATCACTATAACATAACATCGGCACCGGTCATCTGAAATTTAAATAgtcaaaaattattataataaattgtttcttttgtttatttcaggAACACAAACACGGTGATGTAAGTACTTGCATATgtacataacaataaaaaaaacaccttATGATtcagattaacaatatacaaacaagatagtgtgtcacatacaaaaacaaagcaaaaaactgtccgcattttgtttactgttaaaCCATAATGTCAACCATTGtgccaatgaataaagtcaccaATCTCCCAAAATAAGAGGTGGCAGAAGGGGGGTTTTATTTGTCGAGGTGTTTTGCAGTGACACCCAattttcgtatattgttaatctaagctttcaaaagtaaatattattttaacattcaaaaacttatttacttaagtatggTTATTTAACCTGCAGTAAAGAAAAGGGTAATATGCTCGTTTCTCCTTAACTATCAAAACTCCAACTCAGTATCTATAAACGTTAGGTTAATTTCTGAATtcctgaataaatattataacacttaaattctttattttctttatttcaggaaCACAAACACGgtgatgtaagtacttacataagtatataataataggttaggttagttgcAGCAAATGCAGATCAATCAAGAGCGAGAACATTTTCtcactaaaataataaaaacattattagtATTTCACtctgtttaatattttacatgaTTCCACAGCCTATATTTAtcctaatattatttaaaattgcaGCGTCATGATGGGCACCATCACCACCACAACAGAGGACATGGCTCATCGGAAGAGGTGAGAATTGTTCGCctcttcatcatcaacatataataatatcataatcaCTCACCAtctaatgaaaaagttccacctgctaTCGACGACGTTCCATAATTATGTCTTTGGAACTTTTCATTCGGACTCGCTGCCGTGCCCCTGAGGTCCACGTGAACTAAGATTTTGGCAGAATATATATATGCACCCATGTTTGCTATTTTCCTCAAATTGATATGTTGTTATTAACAAGTAcgtcatacataatataattaatctaTTCCCTTTCTTGCATTTCAGAAACACACCCATGaagaagtaagtacctacccataaaatagtatttatagGTAGTTAGTTATAAGATTgaaaatatgattatatatttttatttgatcaacggacattataattattattttaatttgtgatAAAAAACTTTCCGTCTAATTTTgtttaggtataggtataaacataaatacactcacgggcaatgaaaaggttccactgagaagagcaccaaattactcataaacggaaaaagctagcttaatggATCCTTcagcaacattgaagtacattttaatcaggatattaccacttaaaacggtaatattttttccaaatataaaattacatgtttcaaaaaattggggttgtttggtgtcggcattttgtgagtgggacgttttcattgcccgtgagtgtaataatatAGCCTGAGCTACCGgtgatttttgtttttttatcgcTGTAAGTGGCCTGCCTAATAAACTGCATTAATTTTCAGGGTCACGAGGGCCATCACCACCACCACAACAAGGGACATTCGTCTTCAGAagaggtatttttttaaattaacaaaCCATAAAATCCTTTTCCTAAAGTCACACTAGAAAAACACAAGACCAGACCAGACtatgttttgtgattttgtCACTGGGAAGAGCTATGAACTAATcagattattataaatattatttttaaataaaaagttctaagttttttaaaaattaatatttaaggcagacaagattttaatgtaacataACTAAGTTCGTAATATACTTACGTATCGACTGAAATTTTAAACAAcatgaaatataattttttaacatttaactGATCCAactctatatttatttttcagaaaCACACCCATGAACACGAAGCTAAGGTTAGTAACACCATGAACAACGTCCTATACTTTATAGATTGAAATGAGGCCTTGTAATAACTCTTATTTCTTATGCCTAGATTTTTGATTCCATTCCATTTTttgttcccagatcttatgaaatttagtaaaattatacctctgttcaaaagtggggatatggaggaccctgcaaatttcaggcctgtctcggttcttccagttttgagtaaaatatttgagagggtcatactcagtcagatgcttttgcatttcaatgatgctcgattgtttcatagccagcagtatggttttacaaaaggcaaatcaacagccgatgccggtactgcgttgattaagcacatatttgacgcctgggaagaccatcacgatgctattggagtcttctgtgatctgtcgaaggcgtttgattgtgtagaccatcagactttaatttcgaaacttagatactatggaataggaggaaaggctttagatttgatatcttcatatttagacaagagacaacaaagggtcgatattaacaatactaaatcacagggggctcatgtaaaaataggcgtccctcaaggatctattctaggaccatttttattcctcatttatattaatgacttgccttttatggttgaaaaattgactaatatagttttatttgctgacgatacttctttgctttttaaagttaaaagaagagaaaataattttaatgaaattaattcaattctatctgacatacacgattggtttaccgttaataatcttctattgaattctaagaaaacgaaatgtattaaatttacactgccgaatgttagacaatgcgatactaacattattctagatgggaataaattggacctagttaatgatactgtctttcttgggatgactatagattcaaagttacagtggggacctcacattgaaaaattgtctggaaggttgagctccgcagcttttgctgtacggaaaattagacagctgaccgacgttgaaaccgccagattagtttactttagttatttccacagcttattatcgtatggcattttgctttggggtagagcagctgatattgaaactatatttgtattacagaaaagagccatccgctctatatacaaacttggttccagggattcattgagagaactatttaaagaaattaacatccttacagttccatgtcagttcattttttccaatttaatgtatgtacgaaagaatatttcaacttttgatacaattggcagtaatcatgacattaatactaggaacaagcataagctggcttttccagcgatgcgtctggcgaaagttaataaatcgtttttagggtactgtattagattttataataagcttccagcagaagttgctcaaatgtcagagaataagtttaagtgttacattaaagagaaactcagtaaaaaagcttattataaaattgatgattacttagaggacgttaatgcatggctgtgataagtagttagctctgctcatattattataataataattattaagcttatatgtattgtataccaactagttttaagtctttttttgaaaagatggctcaggagtttcttgcctccgttcttctccttagacagaaagagcccccccttatccgaacggagagtaatttgtaaaaattgacgttcatcagaaaattttatatttgtacgatgaataaaaaattttgagtttgagtttgagtttgaataaaaatagtcaTATAGTAttgatttgacactaattactaTACGTAAACATT
This window encodes:
- the LOC105387768 gene encoding histidine-rich glycoprotein isoform X3, with product MKTVFLLALVLCVAVVHCRPSVDESSGHEGHHHHHNKGHSSSEEEHKHGDEHKHGDRHDGHHHHHNRGHGSSEEGHEGHHHHHNKGHSSSEEKHTHEHEAKTEDKA
- the LOC105387768 gene encoding histidine-rich glycoprotein isoform X1; this translates as MKTVFLLALVLCVAVVHCRPSVDESSGHEGHHHHHNKGHSSSEEEHKHGDEHKHGDRHDGHHHHHNRGHGSSEEKHTHEEGHEGHHHHHNKGHSSSEEKHTHEHEAKTEDKA
- the LOC105387768 gene encoding histidine-rich glycoprotein isoform X4, with the translated sequence MKTVFLLALVLCVAVVHCRPSVDESSGHEGHHHHHNKGHSSSEEEHKHGDRHDGHHHHHNRGHGSSEEGHEGHHHHHNKGHSSSEEKHTHEHEAKTEDKA
- the LOC105387768 gene encoding histidine-rich glycoprotein isoform X2; its protein translation is MKTVFLLALVLCVAVVHCRPSVDESSGHEGHHHHHNKGHSSSEEEHKHGDRHDGHHHHHNRGHGSSEEKHTHEEGHEGHHHHHNKGHSSSEEKHTHEHEAKTEDKA